In one window of Amblyomma americanum isolate KBUSLIRL-KWMA chromosome 9, ASM5285725v1, whole genome shotgun sequence DNA:
- the LOC144103691 gene encoding uncharacterized protein LOC144103691: protein MISGVLFFAVAGCSLVAGSVQTPELNSCSSTEEIDISDLTISGAKIGEKFTLNFTLEVSQELDSDPKLEITITREDGNKVPCFGTIGSCSYRLCEGESSIEERLGQLWDNKCPVPEITAPVTVGSTLSPIVEFAIGKAPTKLTIELKVTDGGEPVGCVSFSVDIEKADS, encoded by the exons ATGATTTCTGGAGTGCTTTTTTTTGCTGTCGCCGGCTGCTCACTGGTTGCAGGCTCCGTGCAGACACCGGAGCTAAACTCTTGTTCGA GTACTGAAGAAATAGACATAAGCGACCTCACCATTTCCGGCGCCAAAATTGGGGAAAAATTCACGCTGAACTTTACACTGGAGGTTTCGCAGGAGCTTGACTCGGATCCAAAACTTGAAATTACAATCACCAGAGAGGATGGAAACAAGGTTCCTTGCTTCGGCACCATCGGATCATG TTCCTACCGGCTCTGCGAAGGCGAGTCCAGTATTGAAGAGCGTTTGGGCCAGCTATGGGACAACAAGTGCCCCGTACCGGAAATTACGGCTCCAGTGACGGTCGGCTCCACCTTGTCCCCGATTGTAGAGTTTGCAATTGGA AAAGCACCGACAAAACTGACCATAGAACTCAAGGTGACCGATGGTGGAGAACCAGTTGGGTGCGTGTCCTTCTCGGTGGACATAGAAAAGGCAGATTCATGA